The Paramixta manurensis region TGTTTCTCTGCTGCGGTTTTTTGCCATCCGGCTATTTATCACAATTTTGTGAACATTCCGCGAGGATTTAGTAACGCTCTGCTGTGTATCGTGCTGTCATCCCTTTTTATAAGGCACTTCCGAGGTGATGATGATTACCAGACGACGTTTTATTCTTAGCAGTGGCGCGGTTACCGCCGCGGTAGCCGCTGGGGTGTTGCCGGGCATGTTTTCCGCACGTACCGCGGTCGCGGCGGAGCAGTTCGCGGTGCAATATAGTGACGCACAATGGCGAAAAAAACTCACTAGCGCGCAATACCGCATCTTACGTGACGCGGGGACGGAACCGCCCTTTACCAGCCCGCTAAATGACGAGCATCGCAACGGCGTTTTCGCCTGTGCCGGTTGCCAACTCTCCCTGTTCGACTCTCATACTAAATTTGACAGCCATACCGGCTGGCCGAGTTTCTGGCAACCGTTGGAAAACGCGGTTGAAACGCAACGTGATACCTCTTTTGGCATGGTGCGTGACGAAGTTCACTGCCATCGCTGTGGCGGGCATCTTGGCCACGTCTTTAATGATGGCCCCCGTCCAACCGGTTTACGTTATTGTATGAATGGTCTGGCAATGACGTTTATTCCAGGCTCAGCCTAAGCCAGGCACACGATCTCCCTTTCCGGGTAAGAGGTTTTTCCATGCTGGTTCTTATTCTTGCGTATCTCGGCGGTATTTTAACCATTGCCAGCCCGTGTATTTTGCCGGTGCTGCCGTTTGTTTTCGCCCGTTCCGATCAGTCATTTTTGCGTAGCGGCCTACCGCTACTAGCCGGAATGGCGCTCACCTTTACGCTGGTCGCGACATTAGCGGCGGTGGGGGGCGGCTGGGTGGTGGCGGCTAACCAATATGGGCGCTGGTTGGCGCTAGTGTTAATGGCGTTATTTGGTATTACCTTACTGTTCCCGCGCGTGGCTGACCGGGTGATGCATCCGCTGGTTTCCGCCGGTAACCGCTTAACCGAGAAGCTTTCTGGTGGGCAACAGCCGCGCATTGGGAGTTCATTCTTATTAGGAATTGCCACCGGCCTGTTGTGGGCGCCTTGTGCCGGACCAATCCTCGGGCTGGTGCTGACTGGCGCGGCGTTACAGGGCGCCAACGTGGGATCAACGCTATTGCTATTGGCCTATGCGGCCGGTGCGGCAACCTCACTGGCGCTGGCATTGTTGATTGGCGGTAAAGTCTTCAGCGCCATGAAACGTTCGCTCGGCGCCGGGGAGTGGATTCGCCGTGGCTTAGGCGGCGCAATGCTGGTGGGCGTCGTCGCGATTGCGATGGGCCTGGATACTGGTGTACTGGCGCAGTTATCGACGGCCTCGACCGGCGGTTTCGAGCAAAAGCTGGTCGACCATTTCACCGATAAAGGCAATAAGGTGGTGAATGATGTGCCGAATGCGACCAAAGTACAGCAAGCATCGGACACCACGCCACAACTGGAAGACGATGGTCCAATGCCGTCGCTGGATGGCGCGGTACAGTGGTTAAATTCACCGCCGCTAAATGCCGCCGCGCTGCGAGGCAAAGTGGTACTGGTGGATTTCTGGACTTACTCCTGCATCAACTGTCTTCGCGCCTTGCCGTATGTAAAAGCCTGGGCGGATAAATACCGGGACCAGGGTCTGGTGGTGATTGGCGTCCACTCGCCGGAATTTGCCTTTGAGCGCGATATTGGCAACGTGACCCGTGAAGCGAAAAAACTGGGCGTCGATTATCCGATAGCGATTGATAACGATTATCGTATTTGGCGCGCATTTGAAAACCAGTACTGGCCTGCACACTACTTTATTGATGCCAAAGGACATATTCGTTACGAACACTTCGGTGAAGGTGAATATGATCAATCGGAAAAGGTTATCCAGCAATTATTGCGTGAAGCCGGTGCGAAAAACGTCAACACCTCGATCAGTCAGGTACAGGGGCAAGGCGTCGAAGAGGCAGCCAGCGGCCAGGGGGATACTTCGCCTGAAACCTATCTTGGCTATATGCGGGCGGAAAATTTTGCCTCCGGTAATGCCACCGGTGATGCGCCAGCCGATTATCACGTGCCGGCCACGCTTAAGCCAAATGAGTGGGGGCTTGACGGGCGCTGGACCATTGGGCCGGAAAATATCAGCCTGGATAAAGCCGGCGGCCGCATCGTTTACCAATTCCATGCTCGCGATCTGCATTTGGTGTTAGGCCCGGGTAAAGAGGGCAAACCAATACATTTCAAAGTGTTGTTGGATGGCAAAGCGCCGGGTGCAATGCACGGTACTGACGTGGCCGCCGATGGTAGCGGTACGGTGACTGACCAGCGTTTATATCAGCTGATTCGTCAAAGTGATAACGCAGGCAGCCACACCTTCAGCATTGAGTTTTCTGATGCCGGTGTCTCCGCCTATGCCTTTACGTTTGGTTAAGGTGAGGAGTGACTTTATGAAAAGACAACCTACGCATTTTCGTCGAACCCTATGTGCCGTAGCAATTGCCGCTGGCGCATTGATGTGGCAGAACGTTGCCTGGTCATGGGGCGGGGCGGAGCAGGCGGTTACCATTGCGCCGCCAGTACGTGATGAAGCGCCTGCCACCTCGCACAGTGAGACCGCAATATTCGCCGGTGGCTGTTTTTGGGGCGTACAGGGCGTTTTCCAGCATGTCAAAGGAGTGACCAGCGCGGTATCGGGTTATACCGGCGGTTCGGCGCAAACGGCTAATTACGATACGGTCAGCACTGGCAGTACCGGTCATGCGGAGTCGGTCAAGGTGACCTTTGATCCGACGCAGGTTTCCTATGGAACGCTATTGCAGATTTTCTTCTCTGTGGCGCATAACCCTACCGAGCTAAATCGGCAGGGACCGGACAGCGGAACGCAATATCGTTCGGCGATCTTCCCACAGACGCCGGAGCAACAGCAGGTCGCCCAGGCCTATATCAAACAGCTCAACGCCAGTCACGCCTGGCGTGCGCCGCTGGTAACCCGGATAGAAAACAATGCACATTTCTATCCGGCGGAGGGATACCATCAAAATTATCTCACCGAGAACCCGGAGGCACCGTATATCGTGATTAATGATATGCCCAAATTAACGCAGTTAAAGCAATTATTCCCCACGCGCTACAACACGCAGCCAGTGTTGGTTAAAGATACTAAGTCATTGTAATTATTCTCTCATTTAAAGCCGGGGCAGGCCGCTGCTCCGGCTTTTTTTCGTCTATATGCGGCTCCCGCCTCACCGCCCGGCATTTATTCCTCGATCTGTGATGACGCTCTCTTAGCTCAAAAAAACAACTGTGAATAACTTCACATTAATATTTCATTAACATATCTACCATTGGTATTACCACTGGTAGATAACTGGTTGATCACTGAATGACGATAAGACGCGAGAAGCAAGAAACGGGCAATGGCTATGACCGGGTGGTCGGTTTTTTGCGTGAGCAGTTACTTTCCGGCGAACTCAAGGTTGGAGATTGCCTGCTGCCGGAACGTGAGCTCTCGGCGCAGTTGGGCGTGAGCCGCCCGGTGCTGCGTGAGGCACTCCGCGCGCTGGCGATGATCGGCGCGGTTGAAATTAAACATGGGGTTGGAACGGTAGTAAAACGGCCTGGCGTCTCGATGCTCGGCGAGTTTTTTAGCTTCATATTGGCGCATCAATCGGATGTCATTGATGACGTAATGCAGGCGCGTATCGCGATCGAGCGGCAGGCGGTGCGCCTGGCCTGTCGGCGGGCAACGCAAAGCGACTATGACCGCCTGGCCGAGTGTCTGCAGGAGATTATCCGCACCATTCATACGCCAGAAGTGGGCGGCGAGGCGGATTTTCGTTTCCATGAGGCGATCGTGAATGCCTCTGGTTCCGCCACCTTAATCAGTATCTATCAGTCAATTAGCGCACTGATGATGCGCTCACACCTTGATCGCCGCGAACAAATTATTCAAGTCGAAGGCATTGAAGAGTTTTTAATTGACCACCATCGGGCGATATTCGCCGCGATTGTCGAACGCGATGAAGCGCGGGCCGATGAGTTGCTGGGACGCCATTTTGAAATCGGCGCGGATTTTCGTCGTCGGGCCACTATTCGCATGGCGGGCGGGGCGCCGCTGGCGGAATAACCATCATAATCAAAGGAATACCGAATGAATATCGTTATCGGCAGCGACCACGCGGGGTTTCAACTGAAACAGGAATTGGCGAACTGGCTGAGGGAAAAAGGGCATCAGGTTGAGGATGTCGGTAGCCATGATCCTGAGCCGGTGGATTTTCCGGATATTGCCCACGCCGTGTGCAGCAAAGTCCGTGTAGACGCGCAGTGTCGCGGCATTTTGGTTTGCGGCACTGGCGTTGGCGCAGTGATTGCCGCCAATAAAATTAACGGTATTCGCGCGGCGGTTTGCCACGACGTCCATTCAGCGCACCAGGCCGTAGAGCATGATGACGTTAATGTGATGTGTATTGGAGCACAAATTGTCGGGCCGTGGCTGGCGCGTGACTTGATTGAGGCTTTTTTACAGGCGCAATTCGTCGCCGAAGAGGATTTTGTCCGGCGCGTTGAAAAACTGACCCGACTTGAACAGCAAAATTAATCGGTAATTCGGGAGAATTTTATCTAATGAATCATTCCACTAAAGGTTGCGTCGGTTTTTTGGGGTTGGGTGTTATGGGCCGGGAAATGGCGCGTAACCTGGCTCAGGCAGGTTTCTTAGTCCGCGCTTATGACGTGGTCGCGGCGGCAGTAACGCCCTTGACCGCCTTTGGCGTAGAAGTTGCTGCCACCCTTGCTGATGCAACCCGCGATGCCGATATTGTCATTTCTATGTTGCCGGACACGCCGCAAGTTGAAGAGGTGGTTCGCGGCGAAGCGGGATTATTGCAAGCGCCGCCGCGCGGCAAACTGTATGTCGACATGAGCACTATCGCCCCTGAAGCGACACGGAAAATGTGCGCCGATCTGGCGGCAATAGGCGTCACCATGCTGGATGCGCCGGTTTCCGGCGGGCCTGTCGGCGCGAAAAACGCCAGCCTAACCATTATGGTCGGCGGCGAAGCTGAGGGGGTTTCCCGCGCAGAG contains the following coding sequences:
- the msrB gene encoding peptide-methionine (R)-S-oxide reductase MsrB; translation: MMITRRRFILSSGAVTAAVAAGVLPGMFSARTAVAAEQFAVQYSDAQWRKKLTSAQYRILRDAGTEPPFTSPLNDEHRNGVFACAGCQLSLFDSHTKFDSHTGWPSFWQPLENAVETQRDTSFGMVRDEVHCHRCGGHLGHVFNDGPRPTGLRYCMNGLAMTFIPGSA
- a CDS encoding cytochrome c biogenesis protein DipZ, producing the protein MLVLILAYLGGILTIASPCILPVLPFVFARSDQSFLRSGLPLLAGMALTFTLVATLAAVGGGWVVAANQYGRWLALVLMALFGITLLFPRVADRVMHPLVSAGNRLTEKLSGGQQPRIGSSFLLGIATGLLWAPCAGPILGLVLTGAALQGANVGSTLLLLAYAAGAATSLALALLIGGKVFSAMKRSLGAGEWIRRGLGGAMLVGVVAIAMGLDTGVLAQLSTASTGGFEQKLVDHFTDKGNKVVNDVPNATKVQQASDTTPQLEDDGPMPSLDGAVQWLNSPPLNAAALRGKVVLVDFWTYSCINCLRALPYVKAWADKYRDQGLVVIGVHSPEFAFERDIGNVTREAKKLGVDYPIAIDNDYRIWRAFENQYWPAHYFIDAKGHIRYEHFGEGEYDQSEKVIQQLLREAGAKNVNTSISQVQGQGVEEAASGQGDTSPETYLGYMRAENFASGNATGDAPADYHVPATLKPNEWGLDGRWTIGPENISLDKAGGRIVYQFHARDLHLVLGPGKEGKPIHFKVLLDGKAPGAMHGTDVAADGSGTVTDQRLYQLIRQSDNAGSHTFSIEFSDAGVSAYAFTFG
- the msrA gene encoding peptide-methionine (S)-S-oxide reductase MsrA; the protein is MKRQPTHFRRTLCAVAIAAGALMWQNVAWSWGGAEQAVTIAPPVRDEAPATSHSETAIFAGGCFWGVQGVFQHVKGVTSAVSGYTGGSAQTANYDTVSTGSTGHAESVKVTFDPTQVSYGTLLQIFFSVAHNPTELNRQGPDSGTQYRSAIFPQTPEQQQVAQAYIKQLNASHAWRAPLVTRIENNAHFYPAEGYHQNYLTENPEAPYIVINDMPKLTQLKQLFPTRYNTQPVLVKDTKSL
- a CDS encoding FadR/GntR family transcriptional regulator, producing the protein MTIRREKQETGNGYDRVVGFLREQLLSGELKVGDCLLPERELSAQLGVSRPVLREALRALAMIGAVEIKHGVGTVVKRPGVSMLGEFFSFILAHQSDVIDDVMQARIAIERQAVRLACRRATQSDYDRLAECLQEIIRTIHTPEVGGEADFRFHEAIVNASGSATLISIYQSISALMMRSHLDRREQIIQVEGIEEFLIDHHRAIFAAIVERDEARADELLGRHFEIGADFRRRATIRMAGGAPLAE
- the rpiB gene encoding ribose 5-phosphate isomerase B, with protein sequence MNIVIGSDHAGFQLKQELANWLREKGHQVEDVGSHDPEPVDFPDIAHAVCSKVRVDAQCRGILVCGTGVGAVIAANKINGIRAAVCHDVHSAHQAVEHDDVNVMCIGAQIVGPWLARDLIEAFLQAQFVAEEDFVRRVEKLTRLEQQN
- a CDS encoding NAD(P)-dependent oxidoreductase → MNHSTKGCVGFLGLGVMGREMARNLAQAGFLVRAYDVVAAAVTPLTAFGVEVAATLADATRDADIVISMLPDTPQVEEVVRGEAGLLQAPPRGKLYVDMSTIAPEATRKMCADLAAIGVTMLDAPVSGGPVGAKNASLTIMVGGEAEGVSRAEPYLRAMGTTLNHVGQSGAGQTVKLCNQLICGINIQAICEALALARAYDIDLSQMREVLLGGSAASWMLDKLGTSMIEGDTSAGFRIDLMMKDLRLVLEAAQKRPVPLPATALVASQYLDAQAHGEGRHGNQALFKVYDRMTGRDLTANQPG